A region of Plantactinospora sp. BC1 DNA encodes the following proteins:
- a CDS encoding LacI family DNA-binding transcriptional regulator codes for MRSQRRDLGRPTLSEVAARAGVGRGTASRVVNNSSQVSPTVRAAVWAAVRELGYVPNRAARALVTQRTDSVALVISESGERAFGEPFFAGIARGVSAGLADTPLQLWLSWIQSPGGREKMEHQLTDQHVDGVMLISLHDADPLPGLLMERGLPTVLGGRPARMLGLGAQPAYFVDVDNAGGARQAVEYLIGIGRRTVATVAGPQDMGAGVTRLVGYREALVAHGRPVSEDLIDYGDFSANSGIEAMRRLLHRRGDIDAVFAASDLMALGAMQALHEAGRRIPADVAVVGYEDSSLALHANPPLTSVHQPVITMGTEMARLLVAQIRGDDIPSPAVFLDTHLVRRQSA; via the coding sequence ATGAGATCTCAGCGCCGCGACCTCGGCAGGCCCACGTTGAGCGAGGTCGCGGCCCGCGCGGGCGTCGGGCGCGGCACCGCGTCCCGGGTGGTGAACAACTCCTCCCAGGTCAGCCCGACGGTCCGGGCCGCGGTGTGGGCGGCGGTCCGGGAGCTGGGGTACGTGCCGAACCGCGCCGCCCGGGCACTGGTCACCCAGCGGACCGACTCGGTCGCGCTGGTCATCTCCGAGTCCGGGGAGCGGGCGTTCGGTGAGCCGTTCTTCGCCGGCATCGCCCGGGGGGTCAGCGCCGGACTCGCCGACACCCCGCTGCAACTGTGGCTCTCCTGGATCCAGTCGCCGGGCGGCCGGGAGAAGATGGAGCACCAGCTCACCGACCAGCACGTCGACGGGGTGATGCTGATCTCGCTGCACGACGCGGATCCGCTGCCGGGCCTGCTGATGGAGCGGGGACTGCCGACCGTCCTGGGTGGACGGCCGGCCCGGATGCTCGGCCTGGGCGCCCAGCCGGCGTACTTCGTCGACGTGGACAACGCGGGCGGCGCCCGGCAGGCGGTCGAGTACCTGATCGGGATCGGCCGGCGGACGGTCGCCACGGTCGCCGGGCCGCAGGACATGGGTGCCGGGGTGACCCGGCTGGTCGGCTACCGCGAGGCGCTCGTCGCGCACGGCCGGCCCGTCTCCGAGGACCTGATCGACTACGGCGACTTCAGTGCGAACAGCGGCATCGAGGCAATGCGCCGGCTGCTGCACCGGCGCGGCGACATCGACGCGGTCTTCGCCGCCTCCGACCTGATGGCGTTGGGAGCCATGCAGGCGCTGCACGAGGCCGGCCGGCGCATCCCGGCGGACGTGGCGGTGGTCGGCTACGAGGACTCGTCGCTGGCGCTGCACGCCAATCCGCCGCTGACCTCGGTGCACCAGCCGGTGATCACGATGGGGACGGAGATGGCCAGGCTGCTGGTTGCGCAGATCCGGGGCGACGACATCCCCTCGCCGGCCGTCTTCCTGGACACCCACCTGGTCCGCCGGCAGTCGGCCTGA